A DNA window from Leopardus geoffroyi isolate Oge1 chromosome A1, O.geoffroyi_Oge1_pat1.0, whole genome shotgun sequence contains the following coding sequences:
- the ARRDC3 gene encoding arrestin domain-containing protein 3 isoform X3 — protein MMVSTLKNDDNSEEGFNTIHSGRHEYAFSFELPQTPLATSFEGRHGSVRYWVKAELHRPWLLPVKLKKEFTVFEHIDINTPSLLSPQAGTKEKTLCCWFCTSGPISLSAKIERKGYTPGESIQIFAEIENCSSRMVVPKAAIYQTQAFYAKGKMKEVKQLVANLRGESLSSGKTDTWNGKLLKIPPVSPSILDCSIIRVEYSLMVYVDIPGAMDLFLNLPLVIGTIPLHPFGSRTSSVSSQCSMNMNWLGLSLPERPEAPPSYAEVVTEEQRRNNLAPVSACDDFERALQGPLFAYIQEFRFLPPPLYSEIDPNPDQSADDRPSCPSR, from the exons ATGATGGTGTCTACACTAAAAA atGATGATAATTCCGAAGAAGGCTTCAACACTATTCATTCAGGAAGGCATGAATATGCATTCAGCTTCGAGCTTCCACAGAC ACCACTTGCTACCTCATTCGAAGGCCGACATGGCAGTGTGCGCTATTGGGTGAAAGCCGAATTGCACAGGCCTTGGCTTCTACCAGtaaaattaaagaaggaatttaCAGTCTTTGAGCATATAGATATCAACACTCCTTCATTACTG tcaCCCCAAGCAGGCACAAAAGAAAAGACTCTCTGTTGCTGGTTCTGTACCTCAGGCCCAATATCCTTAAGTGCCAAAATCGAAAGGAAGGGCTATACCCCAG gtgaATCAATTCAGATATTTGCTGAGATTGAAAACTGCTCTTCCCGAATGGTAGTGCCAAAGGCAGCCATTTACCAAACACAGGCCTTCTATGCCAAAGGGAAAATGAAGGAAGTAAAACAGCTTGTGGCTAACTTACGTGGGGAATCCTTATCATCTGGAAAGACAGATACCTGGAATGGAAAGTTGCTGAAAATTCCACCAGTTTCTCCCTCTATCCTCGACTGTAGCATAATTCGTGTGGAATATTCACTAATG gTATATGTGGATATTCCTGGAGCtatggatttatttcttaatttgccACTTGTCATTGGTACCATTCCTCTACATCCATTTGGTAGCAGAACCTCAAGTGTAAGCAGTCAGTGTAGCATGAATATGAACTGGCTTGGTTTATCCCTACCTGAAAGACCTGAAG CACCACCCAGCTATGCAGAAGTGGTAACAGAGGAACAAAGGCGGAACAATCTTGCACCAGTGAGTGCTTGTGATGACTTTGAGAGAGCGCTTCAAGGACCACTGTTTGCTTATATCCAGGAGTTTCGGTTCTTGCC
- the ARRDC3 gene encoding arrestin domain-containing protein 3 isoform X1, producing MVLGKVKSLTISFDCLNDSNVPVYSSGDTVSGRVNLEVTGEIRVKSLKIHARGHAKVRWTESRNAGSNTAYTQNYTEEVEYFNHKDILIGHERDDDNSEEGFNTIHSGRHEYAFSFELPQTPLATSFEGRHGSVRYWVKAELHRPWLLPVKLKKEFTVFEHIDINTPSLLSPQAGTKEKTLCCWFCTSGPISLSAKIERKGYTPGESIQIFAEIENCSSRMVVPKAAIYQTQAFYAKGKMKEVKQLVANLRGESLSSGKTDTWNGKLLKIPPVSPSILDCSIIRVEYSLMVYVDIPGAMDLFLNLPLVIGTIPLHPFGSRTSSVSSQCSMNMNWLGLSLPERPEAPPSYAEVVTEEQRRNNLAPVSACDDFERALQGPLFAYIQEFRFLPPPLYSEIDPNPDQSADDRPSCPSR from the exons ATGGTGCTGGGAAAGGTGAAGAGTTTGACAATAAGCTTTGACTGTCTTAATGACAGCAATGTCCCTGTGTATTCTAGTGGGGATACAGTCTCAGGAAGGGTGAATTTAGAAGTTACTGGGGAAATCAGAGTAAAATCTCTTAAAATTCATGCAAGAGGACATGCGAAAGTACGCTGGACCGAGTCAAGAAACGCCGGCTCCAATACTGCCTATACACAGAATTACACTGAAGAAGTAGAATATTTCAACCATAAAGACATCTTAATTGGACACGAAAGAG atGATGATAATTCCGAAGAAGGCTTCAACACTATTCATTCAGGAAGGCATGAATATGCATTCAGCTTCGAGCTTCCACAGAC ACCACTTGCTACCTCATTCGAAGGCCGACATGGCAGTGTGCGCTATTGGGTGAAAGCCGAATTGCACAGGCCTTGGCTTCTACCAGtaaaattaaagaaggaatttaCAGTCTTTGAGCATATAGATATCAACACTCCTTCATTACTG tcaCCCCAAGCAGGCACAAAAGAAAAGACTCTCTGTTGCTGGTTCTGTACCTCAGGCCCAATATCCTTAAGTGCCAAAATCGAAAGGAAGGGCTATACCCCAG gtgaATCAATTCAGATATTTGCTGAGATTGAAAACTGCTCTTCCCGAATGGTAGTGCCAAAGGCAGCCATTTACCAAACACAGGCCTTCTATGCCAAAGGGAAAATGAAGGAAGTAAAACAGCTTGTGGCTAACTTACGTGGGGAATCCTTATCATCTGGAAAGACAGATACCTGGAATGGAAAGTTGCTGAAAATTCCACCAGTTTCTCCCTCTATCCTCGACTGTAGCATAATTCGTGTGGAATATTCACTAATG gTATATGTGGATATTCCTGGAGCtatggatttatttcttaatttgccACTTGTCATTGGTACCATTCCTCTACATCCATTTGGTAGCAGAACCTCAAGTGTAAGCAGTCAGTGTAGCATGAATATGAACTGGCTTGGTTTATCCCTACCTGAAAGACCTGAAG CACCACCCAGCTATGCAGAAGTGGTAACAGAGGAACAAAGGCGGAACAATCTTGCACCAGTGAGTGCTTGTGATGACTTTGAGAGAGCGCTTCAAGGACCACTGTTTGCTTATATCCAGGAGTTTCGGTTCTTGCC
- the ARRDC3 gene encoding arrestin domain-containing protein 3 isoform X2, with translation MVLGKVKSLTISFDCLNDSNVPVYSSGDTVSGRVNLEVTGEIRVKSLKIHARGHAKVRWTESRNAGSNTAYTQNYTEEVEYFNHKDILIGHERDDDNSEEGFNTIHSGRHEYAFSFELPQTPLATSFEGRHGSVRYWVKAELHRPWLLPVKLKKEFTVFEHIDINTPSLLSPQAGTKEKTLCCWFCTSGPISLSAKIERKGYTPGESIQIFAEIENCSSRMVVPKAAIYQTQAFYAKGKMKEVKQLVANLRGESLSSGKTDTWNGKLLKIPPVSPSILDCSIIRVEYSLMVYVDIPGAMDLFLNLPLVIGTIPLHPFGSRTSSVSSQCSMNMNWLGLSLPERPEEHAVRIACIFFLQHHPAMQKW, from the exons ATGGTGCTGGGAAAGGTGAAGAGTTTGACAATAAGCTTTGACTGTCTTAATGACAGCAATGTCCCTGTGTATTCTAGTGGGGATACAGTCTCAGGAAGGGTGAATTTAGAAGTTACTGGGGAAATCAGAGTAAAATCTCTTAAAATTCATGCAAGAGGACATGCGAAAGTACGCTGGACCGAGTCAAGAAACGCCGGCTCCAATACTGCCTATACACAGAATTACACTGAAGAAGTAGAATATTTCAACCATAAAGACATCTTAATTGGACACGAAAGAG atGATGATAATTCCGAAGAAGGCTTCAACACTATTCATTCAGGAAGGCATGAATATGCATTCAGCTTCGAGCTTCCACAGAC ACCACTTGCTACCTCATTCGAAGGCCGACATGGCAGTGTGCGCTATTGGGTGAAAGCCGAATTGCACAGGCCTTGGCTTCTACCAGtaaaattaaagaaggaatttaCAGTCTTTGAGCATATAGATATCAACACTCCTTCATTACTG tcaCCCCAAGCAGGCACAAAAGAAAAGACTCTCTGTTGCTGGTTCTGTACCTCAGGCCCAATATCCTTAAGTGCCAAAATCGAAAGGAAGGGCTATACCCCAG gtgaATCAATTCAGATATTTGCTGAGATTGAAAACTGCTCTTCCCGAATGGTAGTGCCAAAGGCAGCCATTTACCAAACACAGGCCTTCTATGCCAAAGGGAAAATGAAGGAAGTAAAACAGCTTGTGGCTAACTTACGTGGGGAATCCTTATCATCTGGAAAGACAGATACCTGGAATGGAAAGTTGCTGAAAATTCCACCAGTTTCTCCCTCTATCCTCGACTGTAGCATAATTCGTGTGGAATATTCACTAATG gTATATGTGGATATTCCTGGAGCtatggatttatttcttaatttgccACTTGTCATTGGTACCATTCCTCTACATCCATTTGGTAGCAGAACCTCAAGTGTAAGCAGTCAGTGTAGCATGAATATGAACTGGCTTGGTTTATCCCTACCTGAAAGACCTGAAG AACATGCTGTTCGAATTGCGTGTATCTTTTTCCTTCAGCACCACCCAGCTATGCAGAAGTGGTAA